A region of Larimichthys crocea isolate SSNF chromosome X, L_crocea_2.0, whole genome shotgun sequence DNA encodes the following proteins:
- the LOC113746647 gene encoding LOW QUALITY PROTEIN: uncharacterized protein LOC113746647 (The sequence of the model RefSeq protein was modified relative to this genomic sequence to represent the inferred CDS: substituted 1 base at 1 genomic stop codon) translates to MANLKEELLNTLEKLEERDFNKFKWFLKHDDILEGFKGIPVARLEKAERQDTVDLMVQQYQEHGALKVTLKVLKKIHRNDLIQCLQQSISQPKDLKKRDFSFAEGLLALLKDLEDDSDSDDDSDSDDDSDSDDDSDSDFSDQREYEIKKAELKSVQQFAVQVTLDPDTAHPNLILSEDGKQVHHGDVRQEFPDNPERFYRCVNVLGKQRFSSGRFYYEVQVKGKTDWTLGVVKESIDRKGDITLSPRYGFWTFGLRNKNEYKALAGPSVLLSLKSHPEKVGVFVDYDEGLVRFYDVDTADRLYSFTGCSFTEKLLPYFSPCTNKDGTNSAPLIISPVNHLLNVKTHDFSDQKEYERKKAELKSVQQFAVQVTLDPDTAHPALILSEDGKQVYCGDVCKNLRNNRKRFDRCVNVLGKQSFPSGRFYYEVQVKGKTEWDLGVAKESIDRKGNISLAPEDGFWTILLRKGYKYEANNDPPVHLSIKSHPEKVGVFVDYDEGLVRFYDVDTADVLYSFTGCSFTEKLLPFFSPSTNDRGTNSAPLIISPLNHLLNVKTHDFSDQREYERKKAELKSVQQFAVQVTLDPDTAHPNLILSEDGKQVHHGDVRQKLPDNPERFYRCVNVLGKQSFSSGRFYYEVQVKGKTDWDLGVAKESIDRKGSITLSPEDGFWAIWLRKGYKYKAIDDSLVRLSIKSRPEKVGVFVDYDEGLVRFYDVDTADVLYSFTGCSFTEKLLPFFTPCTNKDGPNSAPLIISPLNHLLNVKTHDFSDQKEYERKKAELKSVQQFAVQVTLDPDTAHPDLILSEDGKQVHDSDVKKKLPNNPERFDRCVNVLGKQRFSSGRFYYEVQVKGKTDWDLGVAKESIDRKGKIRLAPEKGFWTILLRKGYKYKAIDDSLGRLSIKSHPEKVGVFVDYDEGLVRFYDVDTADRLYSFTGCSFTEKLLPFFSPSTNDRGTNSAPLIISPLNHLLNVKTHDFSDQKEYKRKKAELKSVQQFAVQVTLDPDTAHPNLILSEDGKQVHHGDVRQKLPDNPERFYRCVNVLGKQSFSSGRFYYEVQVKGKTDWDLGVAKESIDRKGNITLSPEEGFWAIWLRKGYKYETIDDSLVRLSIKSRPEKVGVFVDYDEGLVRFYDVDTADVLYSFTGCSFTEKLLPFFTPCTNKDGPNSAPLIISPVNHLLNVKTHDFSDQKEYERKKAELKSVQQFAVQVTLDPDTAHPDLILSEDGKQVHDSDVKKKLPNNPERFDTCVNVLGKQSFSSGRFYYEVQVKGKTKWDLGVAKESIDRKGSIGLAPEKGFWAIXLRKGYKYKAIDDPSVNLSLKSHPEKVGVFVDYDEGLVRFYDVDTADRLYSFTGCSFTEKLLPFFSPSTNDGGTNSAPLIICPVIHDK, encoded by the exons ATGGCGAATCTTAAAGAGGAGCTCTTGAACACTCTGGAGAAATTAGAAGAAAGGGATTTTAACAAGTTCAAGTGGTTCCTGAAACATGATGACATCCTGGAAGGCTTTAAAGGCATCCCAGTGGCTCGGCTGGAGAAGGCAGAAAGGCAGGACACAGTGGATCTAATGGTACAACAATATCAGGAGCATGGAGCGCTGAAAGTAACCTTGAAGGTTTTAAAAAAGATCCACAGGAATGATCTGATACAGTGTTTACAACAATCCATCTCACAACCAAAAG accTCAAGAAACGTGACTTCTCATTTGCTGAGGGACTCCTTGCATTGCTAAAGGATTTGGAGgatgattctgattctgatgatgattctgattctgatgatgattctgattctgatgatgattctgattctgacttcAGTGATCAGAGAGAATATGAAATAAAGAAGGCTGAGCTAAAGAGTGTCCAACAGTTTGCAGTTCAGGTCACTCTAGATCCTGATACAGCACATCCTAATCTCATCCTGTCTGAAGATGGCAAACAAGTACATCATGGTGATGTGAGACAGGAATTTCCAGACAACCCTGAGAGATTTTACAGATGTGTTAATGTCTTAGGAAAGCAGAGATTCTCTTCAGGAAGATTTTACTATGAGGTTCAGGTTAAAGGGAAGACTGACTGGACATTAGGAGTTGTCAAAGAGTCGATTGACAGGAAGGGAGACATCACACTGAGTCCTAGATATGGTTTCTGGACTTTTGgtctgagaaataaaaatgagtaCAAAGCCCTTGCTGGCCCTTCAGTCCTTCTCTCACTGAAGTCACATCCTGAGAAGGTGGGAGTGTTTGTAGATTATGATGAGGGTCTTGTCCGTTTTTATGACGTAGACACTGCAGATCGTCTCTACTCCTTCACTGGCTGCTCCTTCACTGAGAAACTCCTTCCTTATTTCAGTCCATGTACTAATAAGGATGGTACAAACTCTGCCCCTCTGATCATCTCTCCTGTCAATCACCTACTGAACGTTAAGACACATGACTTCAGTGATCAGAAAGAATATGAAAGAAAGAAGGCTGAGCTAAAGAGTGTCCAACAGTTTGCAGTTCAGGTGACTCTAGATCCTGATACAGCACATCCTGCTCTCATCCTGTCTGAGGATGGCAAACAAGTATATTGTGGTGATGTATGTAAGAATCTCCGAAACAACCGGAAGAGGTTTGATAGATGTGTTAATGTCTTAGGAAAGCAGAGTTTCCCTTCTGGAAGATTTTACTACGAGGTTCAGGTTAAAGGGAAGACTGAATGGGACTTAGGAGTTGCCAAAGAGTCGATTGACAGGAAGGGAAATATCAGTCTGGCTCCTGAAGATGGTTTCTGGACTATATTGTTGAGGAAAGGATACAAGTATGAGGCTAATAATGACCCACCAGTGCATCTTTCTATCAAGTCACATCCAGAGAAGGTGGGAGTGTTTGTAGATTATGATGAGGGTCTTGTTCGTTTTTATGACGTAGACACTGCAGATGTTCTCTACTCCTTCACTGGCTGCTCCTTTACTGAGAAACTCCTTCCATTCTTTAGTCCCAGTACTAATGACCGTGGTACAAACTCTGCCCCTCTGATTATCTCTCCTCTCAATCACCTACTGAACGTTAAGACACATGACTTCAGTGATCAGAGAGAATATGAAAGAAAGAAGGCTGAGCTAAAGAGTGTCCAACAGTTTGCAGTTCAGGTGACTCTAGATCCTGATACAGCACATCCTAATCTCATCCTGTCTGAAGATGGCAAACAAGTGCATCATGGTGATGTGAGACAGAAACTCCCAGACAACCCTGAGAGATTTTATAGATGTGTTAATGTCTTAGGAAAGCAGAGTTTCTCTTCAGGAAGATTTTACTACGAGGTTCAGGTTAAAGGGAAGACTGACTGGGACTTAGGAGTTGCTAAAGAGTCGATTGACAGGAAGGGATCTATCACACTGAGTCCTGAAGATGGTTTCTGGGCTATATGGTTGAGGAAAGGGTACAAGTATAAGGCTATTGATGACTCGTTGGTGCGTCTTTCTATCAAGTCACGTCCTGAGAAGGTGGGAGTGTTTGTAGATTATGATGAGGGTCTTGTTCGTTTTTATGACGTAGACACTGCAGATGTTCTCTACTCCTTCACTGGCTGCTCCTTCACTGAGAAACTCCTTCCATTCTTTACTCCATGTACTAATAAGGATGGTCCAAACTCTGCCCCTCTGATTATTTCTCCTCTCAATCACCTACTGAACGTTAAGACACATGACTTCAGTGATCAGAAAGAATATGAAAGAAAGAAGGCTGAGTTAAAGAGTGTCCAACAGTTTGCAGTTCAGGTGACTCTAGATCCTGATACAGCACATCCTGATCTCATCCTGTCTGAGGATGGCAAACAAGTGCATGATAGTGATGTAAAGAAGAAACTCCCAAACAACCCTGAAAGGTTTGACAGATGTGTTAATGTCTTAGGAAAGCAGAGATTCTCTTCAGGAAGATTTTACTATGAGGTTCAGGTTAAAGGGAAGACTGACTGGGACTTAGGAGTTGCCAAAGAGTCGATTGACAGGAAGGGAAAAATCAGACTGGCTCCTGAAAAAGGTTTCTGGACTATATTGTTGAGGAAAGGATACAAGTATAAGGCTATTGATGACTCGTTGGGGCGTCTTTCTATCAAGTCGCATCCTGAGAAGGTGGGAGTGTTTGTAGATTATGATGAGGGTCTTGTTCGTTTTTATGACGTAGACACTGCAGATCGTCTCTACTCCTTCACTGGCTGCTCCTTCACTGAAAAACTCCTTCCATTCTTTAGTCCCAGTACTAATGACCGTGGTACAAACTCTGCCCCTCTGATCATCTCTCCTCTCAATCACCTACTGAACGTTAAGACACATGACTTCAGTGATCAGAAagaatataaaagaaagaaggcTGAGCTAAAGAGTGTCCAACAGTTTGCAGTTCAGGTGACCCTAGATCCTGATACAGCACATCCTAATCTCATCCTGTCTGAAGATGGCAAACAAGTGCATCATGGTGATGTGAGACAGAAACTCCCAGACAACCCTGAGAGATTTTATAGATGTGTTAATGTCTTAGGAAAGCAGAGTTTCTCTTCAGGAAGATTTTACTACGAGGTTCAGGTTAAAGGGAAGACTGACTGGGACTTAGGAGTTGCTAAAGAGTCGATTGACAGGAAGGGAAATATCACACTGAGTCCTGAAGAAGGTTTCTGGGCTATATGGTTGAGGAAAGGGTACAAGTATGAGACTATTGATGACTCGTTGGTGCGTCTTTCTATCAAGTCACGTCCTGAGAAGGTGGGAGTGTTTGTAGATTATGATGAGGGTCTTGTTCGTTTTTATGACGTAGACACTGCAGATGTTCTCTACTCCTTCACTGGCTGCTCCTTCACTGAGAAACTCCTTCCATTCTTTACTCCATGTACTAATAAGGATGGTCCAAACTCTGCCCCTCTGATCATCTCTCCTGTCAATCACCTACTGAACGTTAAGACACATGACTTCAGTGATCAGAAAGAATATGAAAGAAAGAAGGCTGAGTTAAAGAGTGTCCAACAGTTTGCAGTTCAGGTGACTCTAGATCCTGATACAGCACATCCTGATCTCATCCTGTCTGAGGATGGCAAACAAGTGCATGATAGTGATGTAAAGAAGAAACTCCCAAACAACCCTGAAAGGTTTGACACATGTGTTAATGTCTTAGGAAAGCAGAGTTTCTCTTCAGGAAGATTTTACTACGAGGTTCAGGTTAAAGGGAAGACTAAATGGGACTTAGGAGTTGCCAAAGAGTCGATAGACAGGAAGGGATCTATCGGACTGGCTCCTGAAAAAGGTTTCTGGGCTATATAGTTGAGGAAAGGATACAAGTATAAGGCTATTGATGACCCGTCAGTGAATCTTTCTCTCAAGTCACATCCTGAGAAGGTGGGAGTGTTTGTAGATTATGATGAGGGTCTTGTTCGTTTTTATGACGTAGACACTGCAGATCGTCTCTACTCCTTCACTGGCTGCTCCTTCACTGAGAAACTCCTTCCATTCTTTAGTCCCAGTACTAATGACGGTGGTACAAACTCTGCCCCTCTGATCATATGTCCTGTCATTCATGACAAATAA
- the LOC104934919 gene encoding E3 ubiquitin-protein ligase TRIM39, which translates to MVNLKEELWKTLQDLEGDDFKRFKWFLKQDDILEGFSGIPAAWLEKADRQDTVDLMVQQYQEHGALKVTLKVLEKISKNDLVQSLQNSSSRLKDLKNHDSVPLKSDYERKKFETKIKLMIEERQMKIKEIRHSAELSRRSADIHIADSERFFTALLQSVKRILDNVIEEINDKQKTTQKEADEFIQKLEQEISELSKRNNEMEQLLRTEDHLDFFKGFSSLSAITKNWTEVTISPPSYGTSVGMALNQLQEKLSTDKEKFIGKAKLHRVQQFSKDITLDPDTANPYLILSDDGKQVHCGDVKQNHTDNPERFNTAVNVLGKHGFSSGRFYYEVQVMGKTSWGLGVVKESIDRKGSIRASPDNGYWTICLRDGKIHQTSANYQPKKVGVFVDYEKRSVSFYDVDSADLIHCFNDCSFTEKLYPFFSPGSRYGGKNSLPLIISPVNYTNLI; encoded by the exons ATGGTGAATCTTAAAGAGGAGCTCTGGAAAACTCTGCAAGATTTAGAAGGAGACGACTTTAAGCGTTTCAAGTGGTTCCTGAAGCAGGATGACATCCTTGAAGGCTTTTCAGGCATCCCAGCGGCTTGGCTGGAgaaggcagacaggcaggacaCAGTGGATCTGATGGTACAACAGTATCAGGAGCATGGAGCGCTGAAAGTAACCTTGAAGGTTTTAGAAAAGATCAGCAAGAATGATCTGGTGCAGAGTTTGCAAAACTCCAGCTCAAGACTAAAAG ACCTCAAGAACCACGACTCTGTTCCTCTCAAAAGTgattatgaaagaaaaaagtttgagaCTAAAATTAAGCTGATGATCgaggagagacagatgaagatcAAGGAAATCAGACACTCAGCAGAGCTCAGCAGAAGATCTGCTGACATACATATTGCAGACAGTGAGCGGTTCTTTACTGCTTTGCTGCAGTCTGTCAAGAGAATTCTGGATAATGTCATCGAAGAAATCAACGACaagcagaaaacaacacagaaagagGCAGACGAATTCATCCAAAAGCTGGAGCAGGAAATCTCAGAGCTGTCAAAGAGAAACAATGAAATGGAGCAGCTCTTACGCACTGAAGACCACCTCGACTTCTTTAAAGGTTTCTCGTCCCTGAGTGCTATCACCAAGAACTGGACAGAAGTTaccatctctcctccatcttatgGGACAAGTGTGGGGATGGCTTTGAATCAGCTGCAGGAAAAACTAAGCACAGATAAGGAGAAGTTCATTGGAAAAGCCAAGCTGCACAGGGTCCAGCAATTTTCAAAAGATATAACTCTAGATCCAGATACTGCAAATCCCTACCTTATTTTGTCTGATGATGGGAAACAAGTGCACTGTGGTGACgtaaaacaaaatcacacagACAACCCAGAAAGATTTAATACTGCTGTCAATGTCTTGGGAAAGCATGGTTTCTCTTCAGGAAGATTTTACTATGAGGTTCAGGTTATGGGTAAGACTTCTTGGGGTTTAGGAGTAGTCAAAGAGTCGATCGACAGAAAGGGATCGATCAGAGCAAGCCCAGATAATGGCTACTGGACTATATGTTTAAGGGATGGAAAAATACACCAAACTTCTGCCAATTATCAGCCAAAGAAGGTGGGCGTGTTTGTGGATTATGAGAAGCGTTCTGTCTCCTTTTATGACGTGGATTCTGCAGACCTCATTCACTGTTTTAATGACTGTTCCTTCACTGAGAAACTCTACCCATTCTTCAGTCCTGGTAGTCGTTATGGTGGTAAAAACTCTTTGCCTCTGATCATATCTCCTGTCAATTACactaatttgatttga